The Burkholderia pyrrocinia genomic sequence CGTCGAACTCGACGTCGGCGACGACGCGTCCGTCGACGCCGCAATCGACCGCGTGATCGCCGACAACGGCCGCCTCGACATCGTCGTCCACAACGCCGGCCACATGGTGTTCGGCCCCGCCGAGGCGTTCACGCCCGAACAGCTGGCGCAGCTCTACGACATCAACGTCGTGTCGACCCAGCGCGTGAACCGGGCGGCGCTGCCGCACCTGCGCCGCCAGGGGCGCGGCCTGCTGGTGTGGGTGTCGTCCTCGTCGGCGCGCGGCGGCACGCCGCCGTTCCTCGCGCCCTACTTCGCCGCGAAGGCCGCGATGGATTCGCTCGCGGTGTCGTATGCGGCCGAGCTCGCCCGCTGGGGCATCGAAACGTCGATCGTCGTGCCGGGCGCGTTCACCCGGGGCACGAATCACTTCGTCCACGCGGGCAAGCCGGCCGATGCCGTCGTGCAGGCGGCCTACGACTGCGGGCCGTACGCGGGCGTCGCCGAGCAGGCGCTGCAGGGCCTCGCCGCGCTCGAACCCGCGGACGCCGATGCCGGTGCCGTCGCGACGGCGATCGCCGACCTCGTCGCCGCGCCGGCCGGCAAGCGCCCGTATCGCGTGTTCGTCGATCCGTCGCAGGACGGCGCAGAGGAAGTGTTCCGCGTCGGCGATCGCATCCGCCGCGAGATGTTCCGGAACATCGGCCTCGCCGACCTGCTCGCGCCCCGCGTCGGCGGTTGATTCCCTGCGCGTCGGGCCGGCCGACGCGCGTCAGTCGCGCTCGCAGAACCCGAGGATCGCGTCGGCGACTGCCGCCGGCGCCTCGCGCTGCGGAAAATGCCCCACGCCGTCCAGCACCTGCCGCGCGTAGCGCCCGGTGAAGAACCGTTCGCGCCCAGCCGAGCTGTCCGGATGATTGCAGGTATCCGCGCCGCCGTGCAGCACGAGCGTCGGCACCGACAGCACGGGTGCCGGATTCAGCCGCGCGTTGTCGTCGGCATAGGCCGGCGCGCCCGGCGCGAACCCCCAGCGATGCCGGTACGAATGCAGCACGACGTCGATCCAGTCGGGCCCGTCGAACGCGGCGGCGGCCGCATCGAAATCGCCGTCGCGATACCAGCCGGGCGGCGACCACGTGTCCCACATCACGCGAGCAAACGCACGGCGATCGTCGCGCAGCGCCTGCTCGCCGCGCGGCGTCGCCATGAACCAGTGATACCAGTAGTTGCGCGCCTGCTGCAGCGACAGCGGCTGACCGGGATCGTTGGTGCCGTACCCGACCGACAGCATCACCAGATGCGATGAGACGCCGTCGCACAGCCCGCACGCGTTCGCGACCGCGCGGGCGCCCCAGTCGTGCCCGACCAGCACGGGCCGCTCGACGCCGAGCACATCGACGAATTCGAGCAGGTCACGCCCGAGCGCCGCGAGCTCGCCGCTGCGCGGCACGGATGCGTCGCGAAAGCGCGTCGGCGCAAAGCCGCGCAGCGCGGGCGCGAGTACGCGGTAGCCGCGCGCGGCAAGCGCCACCGCCACGGGCTCCCACC encodes the following:
- a CDS encoding alpha/beta fold hydrolase encodes the protein MTAYAHATTASLDIAYLEWNPRGERVAVLLHGWPDSPVGWEPVAVALAARGYRVLAPALRGFAPTRFRDASVPRSGELAALGRDLLEFVDVLGVERPVLVGHDWGARAVANACGLCDGVSSHLVMLSVGYGTNDPGQPLSLQQARNYWYHWFMATPRGEQALRDDRRAFARVMWDTWSPPGWYRDGDFDAAAAAFDGPDWIDVVLHSYRHRWGFAPGAPAYADDNARLNPAPVLSVPTLVLHGGADTCNHPDSSAGRERFFTGRYARQVLDGVGHFPQREAPAAVADAILGFCERD
- a CDS encoding SDR family oxidoreductase, whose amino-acid sequence is MKEVILVTGASSGFGLLTAQALARAGHTVYASMRESAGRNAPRVATIAAYAREHDVDLRTVELDVGDDASVDAAIDRVIADNGRLDIVVHNAGHMVFGPAEAFTPEQLAQLYDINVVSTQRVNRAALPHLRRQGRGLLVWVSSSSARGGTPPFLAPYFAAKAAMDSLAVSYAAELARWGIETSIVVPGAFTRGTNHFVHAGKPADAVVQAAYDCGPYAGVAEQALQGLAALEPADADAGAVATAIADLVAAPAGKRPYRVFVDPSQDGAEEVFRVGDRIRREMFRNIGLADLLAPRVGG